A section of the Desulfomicrobium apsheronum genome encodes:
- the purN gene encoding phosphoribosylglycinamide formyltransferase, translating to MTIALGVLVSGSGSNLQAILDRVADGGLDADIRIVIANKPDAQGLERARKAGIATACVRHDEFPERAAFDGELVRLLREAGVELVALAGFMRILTPAFLTPFAGRVVNIHPALLPACPGLRAQGQQADHGVRLAGCTVHFVDEQMDHGPIIIQAAVPAYPDDDEATLGVRILEMEHRIYPQALHWIAQGRVRVEGRQVVVRDASRTMGALWANPPLEPPFDS from the coding sequence ATGACCATCGCGCTGGGCGTCCTTGTTTCCGGATCCGGGTCCAACCTGCAGGCCATACTCGACAGGGTGGCCGACGGCGGCCTCGACGCCGACATACGCATCGTCATCGCCAACAAGCCTGACGCGCAAGGTCTTGAGCGCGCGCGGAAGGCGGGTATCGCCACTGCCTGCGTGCGCCACGACGAGTTTCCCGAGCGTGCGGCCTTCGACGGCGAGCTGGTCCGGCTGCTGCGGGAGGCCGGTGTCGAGCTCGTGGCCCTGGCCGGGTTCATGCGTATCCTTACCCCGGCGTTTTTGACGCCCTTTGCCGGTCGCGTGGTCAACATCCATCCCGCCCTGCTTCCGGCCTGTCCCGGGCTGCGCGCCCAGGGACAGCAGGCCGACCACGGTGTGCGGCTGGCGGGATGCACCGTGCATTTCGTGGACGAGCAGATGGACCACGGCCCGATCATCATCCAGGCCGCCGTGCCCGCCTATCCGGACGACGACGAGGCCACGCTCGGCGTGCGCATATTGGAGATGGAGCATCGCATCTATCCCCAGGCCCTGCACTGGATCGCCCAGGGGCGAGTGCGGGTCGAGGGGCGGCAGGTCGTGGTCCGGGACGCATCCAGGACCATGGGCGCGCTGTGGGCCAATCCGCCTTTGGAACCGCCTTTTGATTCTTGA